Part of the Paracoccus sp. MC1862 genome, GGACGCCGATACGTTGATCATCGGCCCGACCGGCGTCGGGAAAGAGGTGGTGGCGCGGACGCTGCACGACATCTCCTCGCGCGCGGAACGGCCTTTCATCGCCATCAACTGCGCCGCCCTGCCCGCCGCCCTGATCGAAAGCGAACTGTTCGGCCACGAGGCCGGCGCCTTCCCCGGCGCGCTGCGGCCGCGCTACGGCAAGTTTGAACATGCCCGTGGCGGCACGGTGCTGCTGGACGAGATCGGGTCCATGCCGCTGGACCTGCAGGCCAAGCTGGTCCGGGTGCTGCAGGAACGGGTCATCACCCGGCTGGGATCGAACGACCCCGTGCTGCTTGACGTGCGCTTCATCGCCACCAGCAAGGAAGACCTCGCCGCCCCTGTCCAGCGCGGCGAGTTCCGCGAGGACCTGTTCTGGCGCCTGAACGTCGCCGTCCTGCACGTCCCGCCGCTGTCGGCCCGGCGCGAGGACATCCCGCTGCTGTTCCTGCAACTGATGCGCGAATCCGCCGCCCGCAACAACTTGCCCGAACGCGAGGTGCCCGCGGGTTTCCTGTCCGACCTCGCCGCACGGGATTGGCCCGGCAACGTGCGCGAGTTGCGCAATCTCGCAGAGCGCATGGTCCTCGGCCTCGAAGACCCGCTGAGCGTCGGGGCCGAGGGTGCCCGCCTGCCCGAGCGCGTGGCCGAATTCGAGCGCAGCCTGATCGCGGGCGCCATCGCCGCCCATGGCGGGCGCCTGCGCGCGGTCTACGAGACGCTGGGGATCTCTCGGAAGACGCTTTACGAGAAGATGCAGAAATACGGTCTCGATCGCCGCCTGATCGTCGAAGCCGGCGAGGACGACAGCGGCTGAGGCTCATATGTGTGGATTTCCACACATCAAGTTTCAAGCTTGTCACTGTTTCCACCCATTCGGCTGCCGGGCATGACGGAAAGTGGCAGAAAGGGATGACGAGGCGCTTTGAACAAAGCCGATCCTCGCGCAAACGTTCCGCGATTGGCGCATTCGAGGAGCTTGCGCCATCCGATTCAATACCGGGAGGAATAATGTCGGTTTCCAAACTTCTGGGCGCGGTCTGCGCCGCCTCGATCATGGCCGCTCCGGCCTTCGCGCAGGACTATCCGGCGCGCCAGATCACCATGATCATCCCCTTCTCGGCAGGTGGGCCCACCGACACCGTCGCTCGCCTGCTGGCCGAACGGATGTCGGCCGACCTGGGCAAACAGATCATCGTGGAAAACGTCACCGGGGCCGGCGGCACCCTGGGCGCGGACCGCGTCGCCAAGGCTGACCCCGACGGCTATACCATGCTGCTGCACCACATGGGCATGGCGACCTCGGCCACGCTGTATCGCACCCTGCCCTACGATCCGCTGAACTCGTTCGACTATGTGGGCGAGGTCGTGGACGTGCCGATGATCATCACGGCCCGCAAGGACTTCGAGCCCGCGAACATGGCCGAGTTCATCGACTATGTGAAGGCGAATGCCGAAACCCTGACGCTGGCCAACGCGGGCATCGGGGCGGTCAGCCAGTTGTGCGGGATGCTGCTGATGCACTCGCTTGACGCGCAACTGACCACGGTTCCCTACAAGGGCACCGGCCCGGCGATGACCGACCTGCTGGGCAGCCAGGTTGACATCCTCTGCGACCAGACCACCGGCGCCACCCAGCACATCCAGGGTGGATCGATCAAGGCCTATGCCGCCACCACGCCCGAGCGGCTGGACCTGTTCCCCGACCTGCCGACCGCCATCGAAAGCGGGTTGCCGGACATGGAACTGGCGGTCTGGCACGGCATCTACACGCCCAAGGGCACGCCCGCCGAGATCAACCAGCGCCTGTCGCAGTCGCTGCAGGCGGCGTTGGCGGATGAAGGCGTGGTCCGGCAACTGGCCGAACTCGGCACCGAACCGGTGCCGGTCGAGCAGATGACGCCCGAGGCGTTGAAGACCCAGCTTGAGTCCGAGATCGCCCGCTGGAAGCCAATCATCGAGGCCGCCGGCGTCTACGCCGACTGATCCGCCGGCCTCCACGCCGTTCCTGAGAACACCCGCTCGCCGCCCCCATGAAGGGCGGCGAGTCCTTGCAAGAGACCGGAGGGAAACCACGTGTCCACGAAACCAAAGGACAACACCGACCTGATCGCGGGGCTGGGCCTGATGGCGGTCGCCGCGTTCTTCGGCTGGCAGACGCTGGGACTGGAGATCGGCACCTCGCTGCGGATGGGGCCGGGCTACTTCCCGATGATCCTGTCGGGCCTGATGTTCCTGCTGGGACTGGTGATCTTTCTGCAGGCCTTCGGCCGCGAGGGTGAGCCGATGGGCCCCATCGCCTGGCGCGGCATCTTCTTCATCCTGCCGGCGCCGATCTTCTTCGGCCTGACGGTGCGGGGCCTGGGCTTCGTCCCGGCGCTGTTCATCACCACGCTGATCGCCTCGCAGGCCTCGGTCAAGATGCGCCCCGGCTATGCGCTGCTGCTGGCGGTGCTGGTCACGGTGATCTCGACGCTGATCTTCAGCTATGGCCTAGGGCTGCCGTTCCGGCGCTTCGGACCATGGGTCCAGTTCTGAGGAGGATGGAATGGATCTTCTTTCAAATCTTGCGCTGGGCTTCTCGGTCGCAACGTCGCTGGCGAACCTGCTCTTCTGCCTCATCGGCGTCATCCTCGGCACGCTGATCGGCGTGCTGCCGGGCATCGGCGCGACGGCCACCATCGCCATGCTGCTGCCGATCACCTTCCAGCTTGAACCCGTCAGTTCGCTGATCATGCTGGCCGGGATCTACTACGGCGCGCAATACGGCGGCTCGACCACCGCGATCCTGATCAACATGCCGGGCGAAAGCTCGTCGGCGGTCACCGCCATCGACGGCTACCAGATGGCCCGCAAGGGCCGCGCCGGGACGGCACTGGCGACCGCCGCGATCGGGTCGTTCTTCGCCGGATCGGTCGCGACCTTCCTTGTCGCGCTGTTTGCCCCGCCGCTGACCGCCGTGGCGCTGAAGTTCGGCGCGGCCGAGTATTTCAGCCTGATGGTGCTGGGCCTGGTGATGTCGGTGGCGCTGGCGCATGGCTCGATCATCAAGGCCTTGGCGATCGTGATCCTGGGCCTACTGCTGGGCATCGTGGGCACCGACATCTACACCGGCACGCCCCGCTTCACGATGGGCATCACCCAGTATGCGGATGGGCTGAACTTCGTCGCCGTCGCCATCGGCGTCTTCGGCTTCGCCGAGATCCTGCGCAACCTGGAAAACGAGCATGACCGCGAGGTCATGACCCGCAACATCAACCGGCTCTTCCCCAGCAGGCAGGAGTTCCGCGAGATGGCGGGTCCGATCCTGCGCGGCACGGGGATCGGCTCGGTCCTCGGCATCCTGCCGGGGGGCGGTGCGATCCTGGCCTCCTTCGCCTCCTACACGGTGGAAAAGAAGCTGTCGAAGACGCCGGAGGAATTCGGCAAGGGTGCGCTGGCGGGCGTGGCCGGTCCCGAAAGCGCCAACAACGCGGGGGCGCAGACGAGCTTCATCCCGCTGCTGACCCTCGGCATCCCGGCGAACCCGGTGATGGCGCTGATGATCGGCGCAATGATCATCCAAGGCATCGTCCCCGGCCCCAGCGTCGTCACCGACCAGCCGCAACTGTTCTGGGGCATCATCGCGTCGATGTGGATCGGCAACCTGAT contains:
- a CDS encoding sigma-54 dependent transcriptional regulator; translated protein: MSGGRLLLVDDDDQMRGSTAQALRLAGFTVEALTGGTEALALAAPGFNGAIVSDIRMPGMDGMTLLGRVHEIDPDIPVILFTGHAEVPLAVEAIRNGAYDFIEKPFVVQELANVIRRAIDHRALVLENRRLRAVAGKRDDVEARLPGRTQVMVDLRYRLRAIGASDADTLIIGPTGVGKEVVARTLHDISSRAERPFIAINCAALPAALIESELFGHEAGAFPGALRPRYGKFEHARGGTVLLDEIGSMPLDLQAKLVRVLQERVITRLGSNDPVLLDVRFIATSKEDLAAPVQRGEFREDLFWRLNVAVLHVPPLSARREDIPLLFLQLMRESAARNNLPEREVPAGFLSDLAARDWPGNVRELRNLAERMVLGLEDPLSVGAEGARLPERVAEFERSLIAGAIAAHGGRLRAVYETLGISRKTLYEKMQKYGLDRRLIVEAGEDDSG
- a CDS encoding tripartite tricarboxylate transporter substrate-binding protein; protein product: MSVSKLLGAVCAASIMAAPAFAQDYPARQITMIIPFSAGGPTDTVARLLAERMSADLGKQIIVENVTGAGGTLGADRVAKADPDGYTMLLHHMGMATSATLYRTLPYDPLNSFDYVGEVVDVPMIITARKDFEPANMAEFIDYVKANAETLTLANAGIGAVSQLCGMLLMHSLDAQLTTVPYKGTGPAMTDLLGSQVDILCDQTTGATQHIQGGSIKAYAATTPERLDLFPDLPTAIESGLPDMELAVWHGIYTPKGTPAEINQRLSQSLQAALADEGVVRQLAELGTEPVPVEQMTPEALKTQLESEIARWKPIIEAAGVYAD
- a CDS encoding tripartite tricarboxylate transporter permease; this translates as MDLLSNLALGFSVATSLANLLFCLIGVILGTLIGVLPGIGATATIAMLLPITFQLEPVSSLIMLAGIYYGAQYGGSTTAILINMPGESSSAVTAIDGYQMARKGRAGTALATAAIGSFFAGSVATFLVALFAPPLTAVALKFGAAEYFSLMVLGLVMSVALAHGSIIKALAIVILGLLLGIVGTDIYTGTPRFTMGITQYADGLNFVAVAIGVFGFAEILRNLENEHDREVMTRNINRLFPSRQEFREMAGPILRGTGIGSVLGILPGGGAILASFASYTVEKKLSKTPEEFGKGALAGVAGPESANNAGAQTSFIPLLTLGIPANPVMALMIGAMIIQGIVPGPSVVTDQPQLFWGIIASMWIGNLMLVVLNLPLIGLWVKLLTVPYYVLFPIIMAMSAIGVYSVNSNTFDLYAVAFFGLLGYIMSKLRFEPAPLLLGFVLGPLLEENLRRAMILSRGDPMTFIERPISAGLLIVSLIVLVLVFLPQIRQRREEVFTESED
- a CDS encoding tripartite tricarboxylate transporter TctB family protein — its product is MSTKPKDNTDLIAGLGLMAVAAFFGWQTLGLEIGTSLRMGPGYFPMILSGLMFLLGLVIFLQAFGREGEPMGPIAWRGIFFILPAPIFFGLTVRGLGFVPALFITTLIASQASVKMRPGYALLLAVLVTVISTLIFSYGLGLPFRRFGPWVQF